The sequence TTTTAATTTGCTCCACTCAAAATCGCTACTTTCAAGATGTTTTTCAACGATTTCCGTTACGATACTGCTACTTTCTTTCATCAAATCTTTGCTTGTTTTGACATAAACAAAACCTCTTGATGTGATTTTAGCAGGTGAAACAATACGTTTTTCACGACGATTGATTGTTACAACGGCTACGAAAATACCATCTTCAGATAAGATTCTACGATCACGAAGCACGATATTACCGATATCGCCAACACCAATTCCATCGATCATGATATTATCAGCCGTTGTGCTACCGGCAACGTTCATTTTCTGTTTGCTATATTCAAGGATATCTCCTCGACCAGTAATGAAAATATTTTTGTATGGAATACCCAATTCATGTGCCAAATCAGCATGTGCTGCTAATTGACGATATTCACCTTGAATTGGAATAAAGTGTTTAGGTTTCATCAAGTTCAACATCAATTGCAAATCATTTGGACTTGCGTGACCAGAAACACGTAAATTATCTGAGATTTGTTTCACCACACCACCAGCGCGGTATACGATATCTTCTGTTTTTGCTACGGCTGTCTCCATCGCAGTTGTAGGCGTTGTCGTGATATACACTAAATCACCTTCTTTGATTTTGATAACACGATGTGTGCCATTGGCCATTTTTTGTAGTGACTTGATCGGCTCACCCATTGTTCCTGTTTCTAAAATCACTAATTGATCCGCTTGATATTTTTTCATGTCTTTCACACTAACGATCAAATCTTCACTCGGTAATTTTAGTTTGTCTAATTTGATAGCAGTATTAATAATTCTTTGGAAATCTTGACCTGTTAAAACGATTTTACGGTCAGATCGATGAGCTGCATCTAAAATTTGTTGGACGCGCTGTAAATTACTAGCAACACAAGCCACGATAATTCGACCTTCCCAGTAACGAATCGTATCAAAAACTTCATCCGCTATCTGTAGTTCAGAAACAACTTGAGCTGGGTTTTCAGCGTTCGAAGAATCACTCAATAAAGCCAAGACACCTTCATTACCGATTTCAGCCAAACGACCAAAATCTGTCTGATACATTGGAATTGCGCTTTGATCAAATTTGAAATCTCCTGTGTAAACGATATTGCCT is a genomic window of Enterococcus haemoperoxidus ATCC BAA-382 containing:
- a CDS encoding ribonuclease J — protein: MSTIKIVPLGGVRENGKNMYIAEVEDEIFVLDCGLKYPENELLGIDVVIPDFTYLVENIDRVAGIFLTHGHADAIGALPYLLSKVHVPVFGTELTIELAKLNVGDHADSKEFNDFHVVDAHTEIDFAHATISFFRTTHTIPDSIGINLKTKEGNIVYTGDFKFDQSAIPMYQTDFGRLAEIGNEGVLALLSDSSNAENPAQVVSELQIADEVFDTIRYWEGRIIVACVASNLQRVQQILDAAHRSDRKIVLTGQDFQRIINTAIKLDKLKLPSEDLIVSVKDMKKYQADQLVILETGTMGEPIKSLQKMANGTHRVIKIKEGDLVYITTTPTTAMETAVAKTEDIVYRAGGVVKQISDNLRVSGHASPNDLQLMLNLMKPKHFIPIQGEYRQLAAHADLAHELGIPYKNIFITGRGDILEYSKQKMNVAGSTTADNIMIDGIGVGDIGNIVLRDRRILSEDGIFVAVVTINRREKRIVSPAKITSRGFVYVKTSKDLMKESSSIVTEIVEKHLESSDFEWSKLKQDIREQLSRYLFEQTKRRPVILPVIMEATQRKGRKSAN